actgACTACAATGTCACCATCaccctgccccccagcaccaTCCTTTTCGCATGGTTGATCAGGACAGAGGGAACAGGTATGTGCACAGGGGTACAAGAGAGGGGAGACAGTCCTGTGTGGTGTCACAGGgaggggagctggcagctcagctcagctatCTGCCCCAAGCAGCGGCAGATCTGGGGAtcagggcagctgggagcctctgtggctctgggcaagggCCAGTGCAGGGTCCGGGAGCAGGGCATGCCCCCTTCTtactctttctgctgctgcagcaacacATGGAGCTTTGGTGGGGGACAAAGCCTACTTCAGGGGTGCCTTTGTGGCCTGTGCCgggggccaggagctgctcacaCCCTCTTCTgggctcagcccctcctcactgTGCTTGTGCTTGACTGCATCCTCCTGTGCTTCCAGTGCCAGACAgaccagaggagctgtggctggaTCCCAACACCAATTCCCTCAGGTGGAAGGTGCTGCCCTCCTGCAAAGGGGAGATCATTGCAATCCAGGTACCAAGAGCCCACGGACCGCTGGTAACCTCCTCACCTCGGCGGGCACCTCCCTGCCTGGAAGCCTGTGCAGCGGCCTGGGGACAATGGCGAGGGGAAAGCCTCGAGTCCCTTAGGTACCAGGAGGCACAGGAGCCTACCTGGCTCTCAGGAGcctcagcctttgctgtctcacctcagatgctcctcccgCTGTGGAGCTGCccgcagagctgctgggtgctccctgccctctgggcttcccctgggcttctgctcagcctggggtCTGGCCAGCTTCTGCCTTCATCGGCACCCCGGGTGACAACTCTGCTGGGGTTGCCTGCCGAGGCTTCCTGCAACGCTTGCACAGGCTTCCTGCCACAGGAAAGCCTCACTGAGTCACCCTCTgaaatccctctgcttctcaCAGACTTGCACCGCCCCTGTgggtctgagcagtgccagagctgcctgctccgGCCGTGGGTTTGGGGCTCttgccacagcagagccctgctttGTGGCCCTGAGGAGTGGGGACACCCTCACCAGCCAGGCCTGTGGCCTCCCTCAGGACAGGCCTCTCCCTGGTCCGACAGGCTCCCAGGCACGCCTGTGCTGAGCTCCCCTCGGCTCTCCCTGGGCAAAACAGCCTCGCTtctggctcagctgcagctggttcCCTGCCCCCGGCTGCCGCTCTCCGCGAGAAGAatcctttcctctctgctctcgCTTAGCTCCTTCCCGGCACATTGCCCACAAGCCACAGCCACAAGTCCCTGGCAGCAGTGAAGATGCTCCAGGGCCTCATGACAAGTTCCAGTGGTGTGCTGGCAAACGAGGATCCTCCATCTGTAGCCCTCTTCAAAGGAGCAGCCTCCCTCTTGCCCTCACTTCTGCCCTGAGGCTTCATGCTCTGCTCAGCGAGGCAGCTGCTCTGACGCCTTGGCGCTTGCCTCCaaattcctcctctcctccctcgcCTGCTTCGAGGTGCGGTGCAGGGCCGAGGCTGCCGACGGCTCCTCTCTGGGAGAGCTCCACCAGAGCAGCGGGCAAAGCGCAGCTGCTTGCGGGAGCTTTGCTGTGCCTCAGTGTGCCGGGAGCAGGTcccgcagctgctgccctgcgccTCTGTGCCCTGTCCGCAGCTGAACATCACCAGCTGGAGCGTGCGGGACGGAGGCTACCTGCAGGTGGAGAGGCTGCGCCTGGGCGGCTCTGCCACCGAGCATCCGCTGCCTCGGCACGGCCCTGGCAGCCGCTACGTGGTGACCCTGCAGGGCGTCACGGACGCCGGAGCTGGGGCTGCGGCCCGCTGGGAGTCTCCGGCCAACAGCTCGGGTGAGGCTCGCTGCGTctgtgtgcccagccctgcggccggcgctgccgccgctgcctgccgctgccccTGCTCCCCGCTCGGCCCCTGCCGGGCTGCCCGCTCATGCCCAGCGCCGGCgccttccttccctccagaCTCTCCGCAGCCTCTCAACCTCAGCTGCCGCAGCGTCCACGACGTTTCCGCAGCCCAAGGGACAGCCGTGCTGCCCCTCCAGCCCATCGCCCGACCTCAGGAGGCGAGGTGagggcagcccctggcagctccGCTCTCCGCAGCCCCGACGTGCTTCTCCCCACTGGCAGCCCTTGCCCACAGATacctccctcctgctctccccttccccatctctccCTGCCTCACAGGGAGATCCAGCTCCTCGTGGCCGCAACGCACAACATCTTGGCGCTGGAAGATGCCTGCTCAGAGGAGCCACAGCCCTTCAATGccagctggcagcctggcacctaTGTGGCCGCCGTGCTCAACCTCACAGCCCCCACTGACTTTGTGCTGGGCGATGGGACCCACGGGCAAGGTTACCACAACGCTGCCCTCCACCCGGGCTGGGACTACACAGCCCTTCTGCGCCTCGCCCAGCGCTCACAGCAGGTACCCGTCGTAGGAGGCCCTGCTCTCTGGGGAcgctgccagctggggctgggcccCTTGTCGGCCTTGCTCAGTGCTGCATGGGCTCTCTTACCAGCCCTTGTGCTGacagcctgcctgccttggcACCACAGTGTCCCAGCACCCTTTGACCACAGCTGGAACACCTGGTGGCTGTGGGTGGGAAGCCTTTGCCTccagggcaggcagtggggcAGGAGTGGCCTCAGGTCTCCCTCCCATCTCCTCCAACAGGCGCAGAAGTTCACCTGCATCTGCTACAGCTTCTCTGTTGGTAAGTGGGCTCCTTGCTCCCTGTGTCTGATCCCTTTTTCCACATGTACCCCTTTCCCACTCTGGCTTCGTCCTGTGGAGGGGAGTTGGCCGAATGCAggtgttccagagtctcatagATGGGAGAGAAAACTTAAGTTTTCATACATGGGTTAACATTCCAGTCCAGAAGAAACCTAACCTAAGACACACATCTACACTCTTGTATGTACTCTTTGCTATCATGGAGCCACTGCTGGAATGTGGCTTGGGCTGTGACTCCCAGTCCTATCTCTGTTTTATTTGTAGCGGAACCTCTGGGTTCACGGCGTGAGATTGTGATTGGCGTGGTTGTGCTGGTGATACTCCTCCTTGTGTCTGCAGTGATCTTATGCATTGTGCTTTCCAGGTGAGTAGGAAGGTAACAAGTTCAGCAAGTacatgctcagcaggagctggccgaactggctgaagagcaggaaCTGGTAATGGCAGTTCCTTACTCAGGATTCCCTTTTTACTTTTCAGGAAAAGATCTTCCAAGAAAAGCTAAAGAGGATAATCCAAGAGGTAGGAATATGTTATTCCCTGGACCACTGTCACAGAAAGGGCTGTAGGGCATCTGGGAAGGAAGCAGAAACCTTCCAGGGGAGCTTGACTCTCAAGAGAAGTATCTGTTCGTCCTAATCAGTAAGGCAACTCCCTATTTGCCCCAGTCCTGTGCTGTGTGGGTTGGTCAGAATGACTTTTCCCACCAAGTCGCATGTGGCAGCAGATCACAGCTCTAGGCAGTGCTCTCAGCCTGAAGCAAGGGAAAAACCTTGCAAAGAAAAGCATCCCAATGAGGTTCTTGTGGCTCAGTCCTTTGAGGGACCCATGGCCATGTCACCATCCAAGGGTAGAGATCTGCTAGAAGAGATCT
Above is a window of Pogoniulus pusillus isolate bPogPus1 chromosome Z, bPogPus1.pri, whole genome shotgun sequence DNA encoding:
- the LOC135173534 gene encoding uncharacterized protein LOC135173534 gives rise to the protein MALKLLSPRFLLALLFLLAAQGQEESFLKVQGVPWETEMCQRPQWDSRLQLAPEKENYKKNEEVMLNCTDGFQPPFTKIKCWSQVQSISHGKSIHRGVWLRKDSRGVWIPIQSGVGCFEILHVDPGTWEISSTSIKVSWTCGLLGACQNMQAMCRLAQPSPPHCEAEEVEGEETLHGQEGTFSCPLLQPFTDYNVTITLPPSTILFAWLIRTEGTVPDRPEELWLDPNTNSLRWKVLPSCKGEIIAIQLNITSWSVRDGGYLQVERLRLGGSATEHPLPRHGPGSRYVVTLQGVTDAGAGAAARWESPANSSDSPQPLNLSCRSVHDVSAAQGTAVLPLQPIARPQEAREIQLLVAATHNILALEDACSEEPQPFNASWQPGTYVAAVLNLTAPTDFVLGDGTHGQGYHNAALHPGWDYTALLRLAQRSQQAQKFTCICYSFSVAEPLGSRREIVIGVVVLVILLLVSAVILCIVLSRKRSSKKS